A section of the Festucalex cinctus isolate MCC-2025b chromosome 7, RoL_Fcin_1.0, whole genome shotgun sequence genome encodes:
- the LOC144023038 gene encoding uncharacterized protein LOC144023038 isoform X2, translating into MIQIGLLAELLRLQQNNFIPFEVSTEAMIELLMEETNKSLRIKLWEFEVEECFEAYTKLAFEVNTSMKMRDIEFEAKRLLNSPEMVPPQLKHPEIISKAERFAGNLKQQETTSTKLLTLYEIVVEVLPKVLQGFWFSPPKTPFSMPSLYLSKMAVGVTQAVLDFISLPYSMQISINFSNLMRDNLVLSIKDKVRQAFPLGNLANNIPSFQPELLKTITHVAVEEICPLSPFFTPFLPSPSLPFPEQSPSTVLPLYDEDLSEVLIEETNSVLSTLALLSSEETDIEQDDVTTVVKTNEICAWLRKKICCFCC; encoded by the exons ATGATCCAG ATTGGGTTATTGGCAGAACTTTTGAGACTGCAGCAGAATAACTTCATCCCATTTGAGGTCAGTACTGAAGCAATGATTGAACTTCTGATGGAAGAGACCAACAAATCTCTCAGAATAAA GCTCTGGGAGTTCGAAGTGGAAGAATGTTTTGAGGCTTATACCAAACTG GCATTTGAAGTGAACACCAGCATGAAAATGAGAGACATTGAGTTTGAAGCCAAGAGGCTCCTCAACTCACCTGAAATGGTCCCTCCTCAGTTAAA ACATCCTGAGATCATCAGCAAAGCTGAGCGGTTTGCTGGGAACTTGAAGCAGCAGGAGACTACCAGCACCAAGCTCCTCACCTTGTATGAGATAGTGGTAGAGGTGCTTCCAAAAGTCCTGCAAGGCTTCTGGTTCTCTCCGCCCAAAACTCCATTTAGTATGCCATCCCTGTACCtcagcaaaatggccgtcgGGGTGACGCAGGCTGTTCTGGATTTTATCTCCCTACCATATTCCATGCAGATCAGTATCAACTTCTCCAACTTGATGAGAGACAATTTGGTCCTGTCTATCAAGGATAAAGTGAGACAGGCTTTTCCGTTGGGCAACCTAGCAAATAACATTCCTAGCTTTCAACCAGAACTGCTTAAGACCATCACACATGTCGCAGTGGAAGAAATCTGCCCACTTTCTCCATTCTTTACTCCTTTCTTACCCAGCCCGTCTTTACCATTTCCTGAGCAGTCCCCAAGCACTGTTTTACCACTGTATGATGAAGACCTGAGTGAGGTGCTCATTGAAGAAACAAATTCCGTTCTTTCAACGTTAGCTCTTCTCTCAAGTGAAGAAACTGACATTGAGCAGGATGATGTCACAACCGTCGTGAAAACCAATGAAATTTGTGCgtggttgaggaaaaaaatatgctgCTTCTGCTGCTAA
- the kcns2 gene encoding delayed-rectifier potassium channel regulatory subunit KCNS2: MTGQALREPGGRAPAEDNAAIRINVGGFKKRLHTDTLSRFPETRLARLLQCRSKESILELCDDYDDAEKEFYFDRNPALFPYVLNFYNTGRLHVMAELCIFSFSQEIEYWGINEFFLDSCCSGAYHCRKMDQDREEWEDRSDEGSTTSSFDELLEFYNDATKFDKQPLGSSRRRVWLMLDNPGYSVASRVISVFSILVVLGSIATMCMNSMSEFSLADAEGQPTEDPRFEMVEHFGIAWFTLELVARFAVAPDLVHFFEHPLNLIDLVSILPFYLTLVINLVVESSPALANLGRVAQVLRLMRIFRILKLARHSTGLRSLGATLRNSYKEVGLLLLYLAVGVSFFSVMAYTVENEDSEDLSTIPACWWWATVSMTTVGYGDVVPLSIAGKLTASACILAGILVVVLPITLIFNKFSLFYKRQKQLEIAMRSCDFDEGIKEVPSVNLRNYYAHKVKSLMVSLSNMSRSSPSEHSLNESIH, from the coding sequence ATGACGGGTCAGGCCCTGAGGGAACCTGGCGGCAGGGCTCCCGCCGAGGACAATGCCGCTATCCGCATCAACGTGGGTGGCTTCAAGAAGCGTCTCCACACAGACACGCTGTCTCGCTTTCCAGAGACACGGCTGGCGCGTCTTCTCCAGTGCCGGTCCAAGGAGTCCATCCTGGAGCTGTGCGACGACTACGACGACGCAGAAAAAGAGTTCTACTTTGACAGGAATCCCGCACTTTTCCCCTACGTGTTGAATTTTTACAACACGGGCCGGCTGCACGTCATGGCTGAGCTGTGCATCTTCTCCTTCAGCCAGGAGATCGAGTACTGGGGCATTAACGAGTTCTTTCTCGACTCCTGCTGCAGCGGCGCCTACCACTGTCGGAAAATGGACCAGGACCGGGAGGAGTGGGAGGACAGGAGCGACGAAGGAAGCACCACGTCGTCGTTTGACGAGCTGTTGGAGTTTTACAACGACGCCACTAAATTTGACAAGCAGCCGCTCGGGAGCAGCCGCCGGCGCGTGTGGCTGATGCTGGACAACCCGGGCTACTCGGTGGCCAGCCGCGTCATCAGCGTCTTCTCCATCCTGGTGGTTCTCGGCTCCATCGCCACCATGTGCATGAACAGCATGAGCGAGTTCAGCCTCGCGGATGCCGAGGGGCAACCCACGGAGGACCCCCGCTTCGAGATGGTGGAGCATTTCGGCATCGCTTGGTTCACGCTGGAGCTGGTGGCCAGGTTCGCCGTGGCCCCGGACCTCGTGCACTTCTTCGAGCACCCGTTGAACCTGATCGACTTGGTGTCCATACTTCCCTTCTACTTGACGCTGGTCATCAACCTGGTGGTGGAGAGCAGCCCGGCGCTGGCCAACCTGGGCCGCGTGGCTCAAGTGTTGAGGCTGATGAGGATTTTCCGCATCCTGAAGCTGGCGCGCCACTCGACCGGGCTGCGCTCTCTCGGGGCCACCTTGAGAAACAGCTACAAGGAGGTGGGCCTGCTGCTTCTCTATCTCGCAGTCGGCGTGTCTTTCTTCTCGGTCATGGCCTACACGGTTGAGAATGAAGACAGCGAGGACCTGTCCACCATCCCGGCGTGCTGGTGGTGGGCCACGGTCAGCATGACCACTGTGGGTTACGGCGACGTGGTGCCCTTGTCGATAGCGGGCAAGCTGACAGCCTCGGCTTGCATCTTGGCGGGGATCTTAGTAGTAGTGCTTCCGATCACGCTCATTTTTAACAAATTCTCCCTGTTTTACAAGAGACAAAAGCAGCTGGAGATCGCAATGCGAAGCTGCGACTTCGACGAAGGCATCAAAGAGGTGCCCTCGGTCAACCTGAGGAACTATTATGCGCACAAAGTCAAGTCTCTTATGGTCAGCTTGTCAAACATGAGCCGGAGTTCACCCAGTGAGCACAGTCTGAATGAGTCAATACACTGA
- the LOC144023038 gene encoding uncharacterized protein LOC144023038 isoform X1 produces MDFIDGSIGVYRPIMMFFDTPAYRNAVTTCWNFHSYMIQIGLLAELLRLQQNNFIPFEVSTEAMIELLMEETNKSLRIKLWEFEVEECFEAYTKLAFEVNTSMKMRDIEFEAKRLLNSPEMVPPQLKHPEIISKAERFAGNLKQQETTSTKLLTLYEIVVEVLPKVLQGFWFSPPKTPFSMPSLYLSKMAVGVTQAVLDFISLPYSMQISINFSNLMRDNLVLSIKDKVRQAFPLGNLANNIPSFQPELLKTITHVAVEEICPLSPFFTPFLPSPSLPFPEQSPSTVLPLYDEDLSEVLIEETNSVLSTLALLSSEETDIEQDDVTTVVKTNEICAWLRKKICCFCC; encoded by the exons atggattTTATTGATGGAAGCATAGGTGTCTATAGACCCATCATG ATGTTTTTTGACACTCCCGCATATAGAAATGCTGTAACAACTTGCTGGAACTTCCACTCTTATATGATCCAG ATTGGGTTATTGGCAGAACTTTTGAGACTGCAGCAGAATAACTTCATCCCATTTGAGGTCAGTACTGAAGCAATGATTGAACTTCTGATGGAAGAGACCAACAAATCTCTCAGAATAAA GCTCTGGGAGTTCGAAGTGGAAGAATGTTTTGAGGCTTATACCAAACTG GCATTTGAAGTGAACACCAGCATGAAAATGAGAGACATTGAGTTTGAAGCCAAGAGGCTCCTCAACTCACCTGAAATGGTCCCTCCTCAGTTAAA ACATCCTGAGATCATCAGCAAAGCTGAGCGGTTTGCTGGGAACTTGAAGCAGCAGGAGACTACCAGCACCAAGCTCCTCACCTTGTATGAGATAGTGGTAGAGGTGCTTCCAAAAGTCCTGCAAGGCTTCTGGTTCTCTCCGCCCAAAACTCCATTTAGTATGCCATCCCTGTACCtcagcaaaatggccgtcgGGGTGACGCAGGCTGTTCTGGATTTTATCTCCCTACCATATTCCATGCAGATCAGTATCAACTTCTCCAACTTGATGAGAGACAATTTGGTCCTGTCTATCAAGGATAAAGTGAGACAGGCTTTTCCGTTGGGCAACCTAGCAAATAACATTCCTAGCTTTCAACCAGAACTGCTTAAGACCATCACACATGTCGCAGTGGAAGAAATCTGCCCACTTTCTCCATTCTTTACTCCTTTCTTACCCAGCCCGTCTTTACCATTTCCTGAGCAGTCCCCAAGCACTGTTTTACCACTGTATGATGAAGACCTGAGTGAGGTGCTCATTGAAGAAACAAATTCCGTTCTTTCAACGTTAGCTCTTCTCTCAAGTGAAGAAACTGACATTGAGCAGGATGATGTCACAACCGTCGTGAAAACCAATGAAATTTGTGCgtggttgaggaaaaaaatatgctgCTTCTGCTGCTAA